From Juglans regia cultivar Chandler chromosome 6, Walnut 2.0, whole genome shotgun sequence, the proteins below share one genomic window:
- the LOC108991522 gene encoding IST1 homolog, with product MSMLDSFFNKGFKAAKCKTLLKLTIPRIKLLRNRRELQIKQMRRDIAKLLETGQEATARIRVEHIVREENMMAAQEIIELFCELIVVRLPIIESQRDIPLDLKEAISSVCFAAPRCADLPELLQVQMLFATKYGKEFVSATTELMPDCGVNRQLIELLSIRAPSPEKKLKLLKEIAEEHELDWDPAASETELYKSHEDLLNGSTQFVSGSALPLPKEKHDETLYSAAEQPHEDHPDSDSGFDSLDLPEVPKVLVQPNANVASAPALAPPLQAAPHPNIDHESSKHSGVIDIPSKQPQLEPDKIMRENSFANKDEQPSVPVGGVEDIQFLPFISPPSLSSASFSMAQSKPQTSLSRAKSEVNVDLQDVLTAAQAAAESAERAAAAARSAASLAQVRIDELTRKNSDQCPDKDCENPFYKDIANQSAGEENPYFDHQNLVGNSDDKVLNFPEPHEDREDCQRPEASSLSSLDTIRVNFDSGHPIDHDFENDLASHRLQRPTSMDDDPYFSYPNLYTSQNPNLGSAAHSSMDNSRSTHEL from the exons ATGTCGATGCTCGATTCCTTCTTCAACAAGGGCTTCAAAGCTGCCaaatg TAAAACCCTACTGAAATTGACGATTCCGAGGATAAAGTTGCTGAGGAATAGGAGAGAGCTTCAGATAAAGCAGATGCGCCGTGACATTGCCAAGCTTCTTGAGACGGGTCAAGAAGCCACCGCTCGCATTCGA GTTGAGCATATTGTTAGAGAAGAGAATATGATGGCTGCTCAGGAGATCATTGAGCTGTTCTGTGAGCTTATTGTTGTCCGCCTTCCAATTATTGAATCACAAAG GGACATTCCTCTAGATTTGAAGGAAGCAATATCCAGTGTGTGCTTTGCAGCACCAAGATGTGCAGATCTACCAGAGTTGCTGCAGGTTCAAATGCTTTTTGCGACTAAATATGGCAAAGAATTTGTATCAGCTACAACAGAGCTCATGCCAGATTGTGGTGTTAATCGCCAG TTAATAGAACTGCTATCAATTCGTGCTCCTTCACCTGAAAAGAAACTAAAGCTTCTGAAAGAAATAGCTGAAGAGCATGAGTTAGATTGGGATCCAGCCGCCTCTGAAACTGAGCTTTACAAATCTCATGAAGATTTATTG AATGGTTCAACTCAGTTTGTTAGTGGGTCTGCATTACCCCTTCCTAAAGAAAAACATGATGAAACATTGTACTCTGCAGCTGAGCAGCCCCATGAAGATCACCCAGATTCTGATTCTGGCTTTGATTCACTAGATCTTCCTGAAGTTCCTAAAGTGTTGGTACAGCCAAATGCAAATGTTGCTTCAGCACCAGCACTGGCCCCACCATTACAAGCTGCTCCACACCCTAATATCGATCATGAATCATCAAAGCATTCTGGAGTTATTGACATTCCTTCAAAGCAGCCACAGTTGGAACCTGATAAAATTATGCGAGAAAATTCTTTTGCTAACAAAGATGAACAGCCTAGTGTTCCTGTTGGTGGTGTGGAAGATATTCAGTTCTTGCCATTTATCTCTCCCCCATCGCTATCTTCTGCATCATTTTCTATGGCACAAAGTAAACCACAAACCTCTCTCTCAAGAGCAAAAAGTGAGGTCAATGTGGATTTGCAGGATGTCTTGACTGCTGCTCAGGCTGCTGCTGAAAGTGCTGAGCGTGCAGCAGCTGCAGCTCGCTCAGCAGCTAGTCTTGCACAGGTCAGAATTGATGAGCTCACCAGGAAAAATAGTGACCAATGCCCTGACAAGGACTGCGAGAACCCATTTTATAAGGATATTGCCAACCAGTCTGCTGGTGAAGAAAATCCatattttgatcatcaaaacttAGTTGGTAATTCTGATGATAAGGTTTTAAATTTCCCTGAACCTCATGAAGATCGTGAAGACTGCCAGAGACCGGAGGCATCAAGTCTTTCTTCACTTGACACAATCAGAGTGAATTTTGATTCCGGTCATCCCATTGATCATGATTTTGAGAATGACCTTGCTTCTCACCGGCTGCAGAGACCGACTTCAATGGATGACGATCCATACTTCTCATACCCAAACTTGTATACATCACAGAATCCAAATCTTGGTTCTGCTGCTCACTCTTCCATGGACAATTCCCGATCCACCCATGAACTCTAA
- the LOC108991523 gene encoding angio-associated migratory cell protein: MKGPPPQHVEEDDEDGELFLDEADIVEEFPVDEEDLPDADDDEAGSDDADIDEEPDDSVHIFTGHTGELYTVACSPMDASLVATGGGDDKGFLWRIGHGDWAFELQGHGDSICCLAFSTDGQLLASGCLGGLIKIWDIPSQNLKFSLDGPGEGIEWIRWHPRGHLVLAGSEDSTVWMWNADKGACLNTFSGHGGSVTCGDFTPDGKVVCTGSDDATLRIWDPKSGKNIHVVGGHAYHTKGLTCMAISSDSTLALTGSKDGSVGVVNITSGRVVSMLNSHSDSIECVGFAPSSGASSLWAATGGMDQKLIIWDLQHSMPRSTCKHEDGVTCLTWIGASSYLATGCVDGKVRVWDSRSGDCVRTFSRHAGAIQSLSVSANHDFLVSVSLDETARVFEIAELR, from the exons ATGAAGGGCCCACCGCCACAGCATGTGGAAGAAGACGACGAAGATGGCGAGTTGTTTCTCGATGAAGCCGATATTGTTGAAGAGTTCCCCGTCGATGAAGaag ATCTTCCTGATGCAGACGACGACGAAGCTGGCTCTGATGATGCAGATATTGATG AGGAGCCCGATGATTCCGTGCATATATTCACCGGTCATACCG GTGAGCTTTATACAGTTGCCTGCAGCCCAATGGATGCTTCGTTAGTGGCAACTGGGGGTGGAGATGACAAAGGATTTCTTTGGAGGATTGGGCATGGAGATTGGGCTTTTGAGCTCCAAG GTCATGGAGATTCCATTTGCTGTTTAGCCTTTAGCACCGATGGACAGTTGCTGGCATCTGGATGCTTGGGTGGACTTATTAAAATCTGGGACATAccgtcccaaaatctcaaattttcactTGATGGTCCTGGAGAGGGCATTGAG TGGATCAGGTGGCATCCAAGAGGACATTTGGTCTTGGCTGGTTCGGAGGACTCTACTGTTTGGATGTGGAATGCTGATAAAGGTGCCTGCCTCAATACATTTTCAGGTCATGGTGGTAGCGTCACTTGTGGTGATTTTACCCCCGATG GTAAAGTAGTCTGTACTGGTTCTGATGATGCAACATTGAGGATATGGGATCCAAAAAGTGGTAAAAACATTCATGTGGTAGGAG GTCACGCATATCATACCAAGGGACTTACATGCATGGCGATAAGCTCCGATTCTACGCTTGCCCTTACTGGTTCTAAGGATGGTTCTGTTGGCGTTGTGAATATAACAAGTGGGAGA GTTGTTAGTATGCTCAACTCTCATTCAGATTCAATTGAATGTGTTGGTTTTGCACCAAGCTCCGGAGCAAG CTCGCTTTGGGCGGCAACAGGAGGCATGGACCAGAAGCTTATTATCTGGGATCTGCAGCACTCCATGCCCCGTAGTACATGCAAACACGAG GATGGAGTGACATGCTTGACATGGATCGGCGCTTCTAGTTACTTGGCTACAGGTTGTGTTGATGGCAAAGTTCGAGTTTGGGACAGCCGCTCTGGTGATTGTGTAAGAACCTTCAGCAGGCATGCTGGAGCAATTCAGTCCCTATCTGTATCTGCTAACCACGATTTCCTCGTTTCAGTTTCACTTGATGAAACTGCCAGAGTCTTTGAGATTGCAGAGTTACGCTAA
- the LOC108991524 gene encoding protein EPIDERMAL PATTERNING FACTOR 2, with amino-acid sequence MKNNNLSLGAHVTCFLVLIFFMGVTITSSRSLPVLSSTHFSFQEEGTKFGDQGRHVSPQELDAEEKLGIMKPYQTGSSLPDCSHACGPCSPCKRMLVGLKCFTESCPTVYKCMCKGKYYPIPSN; translated from the exons atgaagaacaacaactTATCTCTCGGAGCCCACGTCACTTGTTTCCTGGTTTTGATTTTCTTCATGGGAGTTACAATTACTAGTAGTAGAAGCCTTCCAGTACTGAGTAGCACTCATT TCAGTTTCCAGGAAGAGGGCACCAAGTTTGGAGATCAAGGTCGTCATGTCTCCCCACAG GAATTAGATGCAGAAGAAAAGCTTGGGATCATGAAACCATACCAAACAGGTTCAAGTTTGCCGGACTGTTCTCATGCGTGTGGTCCATGCTCTCCATGCAAGAGGATGCTGGTCGGCCTCAAGTGCTTCACAGAGTCATGTCCCACTGTTTACAAATGCATGtgtaaaggaaaatactacCCTATTCCTTCCAATTGA